A DNA window from Cognatiyoonia koreensis contains the following coding sequences:
- the lspA gene encoding signal peptidase II, with protein sequence MRIVFWTGFWVFLADQITKFFVLYWIKLPELPGERLDVFPPFLVLKMARNRGVNFGLFADYDMRWVLIAVAFLICGGVLWWLHKSGGTKWTYIAAGVLIGGALGNVVDRLLYGWVADFLNMSCCGIHNPYAFNIADIAIFAGAVLLAFLPEPKTPKRPKKKAA encoded by the coding sequence ATGCGCATAGTCTTCTGGACAGGGTTTTGGGTATTTCTGGCCGATCAGATCACCAAGTTCTTCGTGCTCTACTGGATCAAACTGCCAGAACTCCCAGGAGAGCGTCTAGACGTCTTTCCGCCTTTCTTGGTTTTGAAAATGGCACGCAACCGCGGTGTCAACTTCGGGCTTTTTGCCGACTATGACATGCGCTGGGTACTGATCGCTGTCGCGTTCCTGATCTGCGGCGGTGTGCTGTGGTGGCTGCATAAATCCGGGGGAACAAAATGGACCTACATCGCCGCTGGTGTCTTAATCGGTGGCGCGCTTGGCAATGTTGTGGACCGGCTGCTTTACGGGTGGGTGGCGGATTTCCTGAACATGTCGTGCTGTGGCATCCATAACCCCTATGCGTTCAACATCGCTGACATAGCGATTTTTGCCGGGGCGGTGCTGCTGGCATTTCTGCCCGAACCAAAGACACCAAAGCGCCCCAAGAAAAAGGCGGCGTGA
- a CDS encoding DUF3035 domain-containing protein, giving the protein MRGIVLIGAALALAACSGGGGLRDLRTDTGGPDEFSVVPGAPLELPETLTLPPPTPGGTNRTDAAPKAAAIAALGGSPAAAFAGGIPANDQALVAHAGRNGLQSDIRAVLATEDAAFRARRARLNTFNLLGTDQYFRAYARQSLDAYAELNRFRAAGVQTPTAPPR; this is encoded by the coding sequence ATGCGTGGCATAGTTTTGATTGGTGCAGCCCTTGCCCTCGCGGCATGCTCCGGCGGTGGTGGATTGCGGGACCTGCGGACAGACACAGGTGGGCCCGATGAATTCTCGGTCGTGCCCGGTGCGCCGCTCGAATTGCCTGAAACGCTGACATTGCCACCGCCAACACCGGGCGGAACAAACCGAACAGATGCAGCACCCAAAGCTGCCGCGATCGCAGCACTCGGCGGGTCACCGGCGGCGGCATTTGCAGGTGGAATTCCAGCAAACGATCAGGCGCTTGTCGCGCATGCAGGCCGCAATGGGCTGCAAAGCGATATTCGCGCAGTTCTGGCAACAGAAGACGCGGCATTCCGCGCGCGCCGTGCGCGTCTGAATACATTCAACTTGCTTGGGACGGATCAGTATTTCCGGGCCTATGCGCGCCAGTCACTTGATGCTTATGCCGAATTGAACAGATTCCGCGCAGCCGGCGTGCAAACCCCAACTGCGCCGCCCCGCTAG
- a CDS encoding M16 family metallopeptidase, whose product MRLIAAALALVLSTMAAKAEEVTTFTLDNGMEVVVIEDHRAPVVVHMVWYRIGSADEPVGASGVAHFLEHLLFKATDKLESGEFSAVVAANGGSDNAFTSYDYTAYFQRVAADRLELMMDMESNRMNNLRITAADIETERNVVLEERNQRTENNPNALAREQFAAALYQNHRYGVPIIGWKHEMEQLELEDALDFYDLYYSPNNAILVVAGDVDPNEVKALAEQYYGVIPAEPELPDRIRPEEPPQRAERRITYVDPRVSQPYVTRSYLAPERDAGAQEEAAALVYLAELLGGSPFTSALGMALQFDTQTAVYTNAGYSGSSLDDTSFGITVAPSEGVTLSEAEAAMDQVIADFIEAPIEADRLERIRAQVRASEIYAKDDVSGLARRYGAGLTQGLTIEDIQAWPDILQQVTEEDIKAVAAKVLNRDQSVTGWVVASEEYAK is encoded by the coding sequence ATGCGATTGATTGCTGCGGCACTGGCTTTGGTTCTGTCCACGATGGCAGCCAAGGCTGAAGAGGTTACCACATTCACGCTTGATAACGGGATGGAAGTCGTCGTTATCGAAGACCATCGTGCGCCTGTCGTGGTGCATATGGTCTGGTACCGGATAGGGTCAGCAGATGAACCGGTCGGTGCATCGGGTGTTGCGCATTTCTTGGAACATCTGCTGTTCAAGGCAACAGACAAGCTGGAATCTGGTGAATTTTCAGCAGTTGTCGCGGCCAACGGTGGATCAGACAACGCCTTTACCAGCTATGACTACACCGCCTATTTCCAACGCGTTGCAGCCGACCGGCTGGAATTGATGATGGATATGGAATCCAATCGGATGAATAACCTGCGGATCACTGCGGCAGACATCGAAACCGAACGCAATGTCGTGCTCGAAGAACGCAACCAGCGCACGGAAAACAACCCTAACGCACTTGCGCGCGAGCAGTTCGCAGCCGCGCTTTATCAAAACCACCGCTATGGCGTTCCGATCATCGGCTGGAAGCACGAGATGGAACAACTCGAACTGGAAGACGCGCTGGACTTCTACGACCTTTATTATTCGCCCAACAACGCCATTCTTGTGGTCGCTGGCGATGTCGACCCCAACGAGGTCAAAGCACTGGCCGAGCAGTACTACGGTGTGATCCCGGCCGAACCGGAACTGCCCGATCGGATCCGCCCCGAAGAACCGCCGCAGCGGGCCGAACGGCGGATCACCTATGTCGATCCGCGCGTCTCGCAACCGTATGTGACGCGATCCTATCTCGCGCCCGAACGTGACGCTGGTGCGCAGGAAGAAGCCGCCGCGCTGGTCTATCTGGCCGAACTTTTGGGCGGGTCACCATTCACATCCGCGCTGGGCATGGCCCTGCAATTTGACACGCAAACCGCCGTCTACACGAATGCGGGTTATTCCGGCAGTTCGCTGGATGACACGTCATTCGGTATCACGGTCGCCCCATCCGAAGGCGTCACGTTGTCAGAGGCAGAGGCCGCGATGGATCAGGTAATCGCGGACTTCATCGAAGCGCCGATAGAGGCCGACAGGCTTGAACGCATCCGTGCGCAAGTCCGTGCCTCTGAAATCTATGCCAAGGACGACGTGTCGGGTCTGGCGCGGCGCTATGGCGCGGGGCTGACCCAAGGGCTGACCATCGAAGATATTCAGGCATGGCCAGACATCCTCCAACAAGTGACCGAAGAAGACATCAAAGCCGTCGCAGCTAAAGTGCTGAACCGCGACCAGTCCGTGACCGGTTGGGTCGTTGCCAGTGAAGAGTATGCAAAGTGA
- a CDS encoding M16 family metallopeptidase: MKRLVLTLWFVVIGSVAFAEIDIKTITSDGGIDAWLVEEPSIPFVALEIRIRGGTSLDAPDKRGATNLMMALIEEGAGDMNAQEYQTKLESLAASFSFRAYDDSLSISAQFLTENRDEALALLREALVNPRFDQDAIDRVRAQVIAGIASDAKNPNRIAGATLNAAAFGDHPYGTNPDGTVESVGALTRDDLIAAHQATMTKDRVYVGAVGDITAAELGPILDTLLGDLPENGPDFPADVPFGLEGGVTIVDYETPQSVALFGHEGIKRDDEDFFAAYIINEALGAGGFESRLMEEVREKRGLTYGISTFLVPKFHAEMYLGQVASSNDTIAQAIEVTRAEWARMAEHGMTQEELDSVKTYLTGEYPLRFDGNSEIASILVGMQMTDLPPDYVVNRNDYIEAVTLEDVNRVAAELLRPEDLHFVVVGQPVGLEATE; the protein is encoded by the coding sequence ATGAAACGTCTTGTCCTGACCTTATGGTTCGTCGTTATCGGTTCCGTCGCTTTTGCAGAAATCGACATCAAGACGATCACATCTGACGGCGGCATCGACGCATGGCTTGTCGAAGAACCTTCGATCCCATTCGTCGCGCTTGAAATCCGTATTCGCGGCGGCACGTCCCTTGATGCACCGGACAAGCGCGGCGCGACAAACCTGATGATGGCACTGATCGAAGAAGGTGCCGGTGATATGAACGCCCAGGAATACCAGACGAAACTGGAAAGCCTCGCGGCCAGTTTTTCCTTCAGAGCCTATGACGACAGCCTGTCGATTTCCGCGCAGTTCCTCACCGAAAACCGTGACGAAGCTCTTGCGCTCCTGCGCGAGGCGCTGGTGAACCCGCGGTTTGATCAGGATGCTATCGATCGCGTCCGCGCTCAGGTCATTGCCGGTATCGCAAGTGACGCCAAGAACCCCAATCGGATTGCAGGTGCCACACTGAATGCGGCCGCTTTCGGTGACCATCCCTATGGGACAAACCCGGACGGCACCGTTGAAAGCGTAGGGGCGTTGACGCGCGACGATCTGATCGCCGCCCATCAGGCGACGATGACCAAGGACCGCGTTTACGTGGGGGCCGTCGGTGATATCACCGCTGCAGAACTGGGTCCGATCCTTGACACGCTGCTCGGCGACCTTCCCGAAAACGGCCCGGATTTCCCTGCTGACGTGCCATTCGGTCTCGAAGGCGGCGTCACCATCGTCGATTACGAAACGCCGCAATCGGTCGCCCTTTTCGGTCACGAAGGAATCAAGCGCGACGATGAGGATTTCTTCGCCGCCTACATCATCAACGAAGCTTTGGGCGCTGGTGGATTTGAAAGCCGTCTCATGGAAGAGGTGCGCGAAAAGCGCGGTCTGACGTACGGCATCAGCACGTTCCTCGTACCGAAATTCCATGCGGAAATGTATCTGGGGCAAGTTGCGTCTTCCAACGATACGATCGCACAAGCTATCGAGGTCACGCGCGCTGAATGGGCCCGTATGGCCGAGCACGGCATGACGCAGGAAGAACTCGACAGCGTCAAAACCTATCTGACAGGGGAATACCCGCTGCGCTTTGACGGGAACTCCGAAATCGCGTCAATCCTCGTTGGCATGCAGATGACGGATCTGCCACCTGACTATGTCGTCAACCGAAATGACTACATCGAGGCGGTCACACTGGAAGACGTGAATCGCGTTGCTGCAGAACTGCTGCGGCCGGAAGACCTCCATTTCGTTGTCGTCGGGCAGCCGGTAGGGCTGGAAGCGACTGAATAA
- the mutL gene encoding DNA mismatch repair endonuclease MutL, which yields MSFADPQIKPQPVIRQLDEAAINRIAAGEVVERPASAVKELVENAVDAGATRIEVVIADGGKTLIRVTDNGCGIASNDLPLALSRHATSKIDGSDLLNIHSFGFRGEALPSLGAVGRLTITSRAQGQDAAVISVDGGRMSAVKPAAVTAGTIVELRDLFYATPARLKFLRTDRAENQAITDVVKRLSMAEPFVTFILRDVSGGDSRTVFRTDSETGDLFDALHGRLRSVLGRDFAENALAIDAERDGFHLTGYAALPTYSRGAAVAQFLFVNGRPVRDRMLLGALRAAYMDVLSRDRHPVAALFVDCEPELVDVNVHPAKSEVRFRDPGAVRGLIVSGLRHALAGAGHRASTTVAGATLGAMQPAQTEPRIYQMDRPAPSFTARSMTFQSGFAEAPSARIEPVVEDDVDQLPLGAARAQVHENYIIAQTETGIVIVDQHAAHERLVYEKLKAQMADNGVAAQALLIPEIVDLDAAEAADLLALSAELSQLGLTIEPFGGGSIAVRETPAILGEVNAEAMIRDILDELADQGDSASVKTKIEAILSRVACHGSIRSGRRMQGAEMNALLREMEATPLSGQCNHGRPTYVELKLSDIERLFGRT from the coding sequence ATGTCCTTTGCTGACCCCCAGATAAAGCCCCAACCTGTCATCCGACAGCTTGATGAAGCCGCCATCAACCGCATCGCTGCGGGCGAGGTCGTCGAGCGTCCGGCATCCGCCGTCAAGGAACTGGTGGAAAACGCTGTTGATGCAGGCGCGACCAGGATCGAGGTTGTCATCGCTGACGGGGGAAAAACCCTGATCCGCGTGACCGACAATGGATGTGGCATCGCGTCGAATGATCTGCCGCTCGCCCTTTCCCGCCACGCGACATCGAAAATCGACGGGTCGGACCTTCTGAATATCCACTCCTTCGGTTTTCGGGGGGAGGCACTTCCGTCGCTCGGCGCTGTTGGTCGCCTGACGATCACAAGCCGCGCGCAAGGGCAGGACGCCGCCGTCATATCGGTAGATGGCGGCAGGATGTCCGCTGTCAAACCTGCCGCTGTGACTGCTGGCACAATCGTCGAGCTACGTGATCTGTTCTATGCGACACCGGCGCGATTGAAATTCCTGCGCACCGACAGGGCTGAAAATCAGGCGATTACGGATGTGGTCAAACGGCTGTCAATGGCAGAACCGTTCGTGACATTTATCCTGCGCGATGTCTCGGGCGGGGACAGTCGCACCGTTTTCCGCACAGACAGTGAAACTGGAGATCTGTTCGACGCCCTGCACGGGCGTTTGCGTTCAGTCTTGGGCCGTGATTTTGCAGAGAACGCGCTGGCAATCGATGCAGAGCGTGACGGGTTCCACCTGACCGGCTATGCCGCGTTGCCGACCTATTCCCGTGGTGCCGCCGTTGCGCAGTTCCTTTTCGTAAACGGCAGGCCGGTCCGTGACCGCATGCTTCTTGGCGCTTTGCGCGCTGCTTACATGGATGTTCTGTCGCGGGATCGGCATCCGGTGGCGGCACTGTTCGTGGATTGCGAACCGGAACTGGTCGACGTGAACGTGCACCCGGCTAAATCAGAGGTGCGGTTTCGCGATCCCGGGGCGGTGCGCGGCCTGATCGTCTCGGGCTTGCGACATGCCTTGGCGGGGGCAGGGCACCGTGCGTCAACAACCGTGGCAGGAGCAACGTTGGGCGCGATGCAGCCCGCACAGACGGAACCACGCATTTATCAGATGGACCGGCCAGCACCCAGCTTTACCGCCCGCTCTATGACCTTCCAGTCCGGTTTCGCAGAAGCACCTTCGGCGCGGATCGAACCGGTGGTCGAAGACGACGTTGACCAACTCCCGCTTGGCGCGGCCCGCGCACAGGTCCATGAAAACTATATCATTGCCCAGACCGAAACGGGCATCGTCATAGTCGACCAGCACGCCGCGCACGAGCGCTTGGTCTATGAGAAACTGAAAGCACAAATGGCCGACAACGGTGTGGCAGCGCAGGCGCTTCTCATACCCGAAATCGTGGATCTGGACGCCGCAGAAGCTGCCGATCTATTGGCGCTTTCGGCAGAGCTTTCACAACTCGGGCTGACAATCGAACCATTTGGTGGCGGGTCGATCGCGGTCCGCGAAACCCCCGCTATTCTAGGCGAAGTGAATGCAGAAGCGATGATCCGGGACATTCTGGATGAATTGGCTGACCAAGGCGACAGCGCCAGCGTCAAAACCAAGATTGAGGCCATCCTATCGCGTGTCGCCTGTCACGGGTCGATCCGGTCGGGCCGCCGTATGCAGGGCGCTGAAATGAACGCGCTGTTGCGCGAAATGGAAGCGACGCCCCTGTCGGGGCAGTGCAATCACGGTCGACCCACCTATGTCGAATTGAAACTGTCAGATATCGAAAGGCTCTTCGGGCGCACATGA
- the rmuC gene encoding DNA recombination protein RmuC gives MIQIGDQSFDQTTVIIAAILAAIIILFMVLLIMVVRRAGQSAEAVNYVAGQVGRLAQDVQVLGQGQNQLAGNIQTVSDAQANAQVRVIQTMETRLAEVQAQMADRLADNAVKSARSLSDLQERMKETLTGSSEKTTKSLTELQERLATIDKAQTNIEKLSGDVLSLQDILSNKQRRGMFGEIQLTDIVGKALPSDSFALQATLSNGKRADCLVHLPNPPGPIVIDAKFPFEAYEALAAAETPDAQKAALRNLGSAVRVHIKAISEKYIIEGETADGAIMFLPSEAVYAELHARLPEVVREGFAARVWIVSPTTCMATLNTMRAILKDARMREQTGEIRKALRMLHRDVEIIGEKAGKLETHLRQAGEDVSGVLTAATRAGKRADRLDNFDFEELSPTSDDKVVPLAQPKP, from the coding sequence ATGATCCAGATCGGTGACCAGTCCTTTGACCAAACCACAGTCATCATCGCCGCGATTTTGGCGGCGATCATAATTCTGTTCATGGTGCTCTTGATCATGGTTGTGCGTCGCGCTGGTCAATCCGCAGAAGCAGTCAACTATGTTGCCGGGCAGGTAGGGCGACTGGCGCAAGACGTGCAGGTTCTGGGGCAAGGGCAGAACCAGCTTGCTGGCAATATCCAGACAGTCAGCGACGCGCAGGCCAACGCGCAGGTGCGTGTCATCCAGACGATGGAAACGCGGCTTGCCGAAGTGCAGGCGCAGATGGCGGACCGATTGGCCGACAACGCAGTCAAATCCGCGCGTTCCCTGTCCGACTTGCAAGAGCGGATGAAGGAAACGTTGACCGGCAGTTCTGAAAAAACGACGAAAAGCCTGACAGAATTGCAAGAACGGCTCGCGACGATAGACAAGGCACAAACCAACATCGAAAAGCTCTCAGGCGACGTTTTATCGTTGCAAGACATCCTGTCCAACAAGCAACGGCGCGGGATGTTCGGGGAAATCCAGCTGACGGATATCGTTGGCAAGGCTCTGCCCAGCGACAGTTTTGCATTGCAGGCCACGCTTTCAAATGGAAAGCGGGCCGATTGCCTTGTCCATTTGCCCAACCCTCCTGGTCCGATCGTAATCGACGCGAAATTCCCGTTCGAGGCATACGAGGCGCTTGCGGCAGCCGAAACACCGGATGCGCAGAAGGCCGCCCTGCGCAATCTCGGGTCAGCGGTACGAGTCCACATCAAGGCGATATCCGAGAAGTACATTATCGAGGGTGAAACAGCGGACGGCGCAATCATGTTCTTGCCGTCAGAGGCGGTCTATGCGGAACTGCATGCGCGCCTACCGGAAGTCGTGCGCGAAGGCTTCGCCGCCCGCGTGTGGATCGTGTCGCCCACGACCTGTATGGCAACGCTGAACACGATGCGCGCCATTCTGAAAGATGCGCGTATGCGCGAACAGACCGGGGAGATCCGAAAGGCGCTTCGCATGCTGCATCGCGACGTCGAGATCATTGGCGAAAAGGCGGGAAAGCTCGAAACGCATCTGCGGCAGGCGGGCGAAGATGTTTCCGGTGTTCTGACGGCGGCAACGCGGGCCGGCAAGCGAGCAGACCGGCTGGACAACTTCGACTTCGAAGAATTGTCACCAACGTCAGATGATAAGGTCGTTCCCCTTGCGCAACCAAAACCCTAA
- a CDS encoding ChrR family anti-sigma-E factor, whose protein sequence is MTKNIKHHLTNDLLMGYSAGTLPEAFNVVVASHISMCDTCRAALAEYDAVGGEVMMKTDAVEMAENSLAATMALISDAPAEEPLNSLAVKSGVFPSPLRDYVSGDIDAVKWRKVGGGVSQMILKTSDRATVRLLKIPAGAAMPDHGHNGTELTLVLQGAFADDDDYFAAGDIEVANEDLVHTPVAAEGVDCICLAATDAPLQFNSLLPRIAQKFMRI, encoded by the coding sequence ATGACAAAGAATATCAAACATCACCTCACCAATGATCTTCTCATGGGTTACTCCGCCGGAACGCTGCCAGAGGCGTTCAATGTCGTCGTCGCTTCGCACATTTCCATGTGCGACACCTGCCGCGCTGCCTTGGCAGAGTACGATGCTGTGGGCGGTGAAGTGATGATGAAAACAGACGCGGTCGAAATGGCTGAAAACAGCCTCGCGGCAACGATGGCACTGATTTCCGATGCGCCTGCCGAGGAGCCTTTGAACTCGCTTGCTGTTAAGAGCGGTGTGTTTCCATCGCCACTGCGTGACTATGTTTCAGGCGACATTGACGCTGTGAAATGGCGCAAGGTTGGTGGCGGGGTCAGCCAGATGATCCTTAAGACATCGGATCGTGCAACTGTACGGTTGTTGAAGATCCCTGCAGGCGCGGCAATGCCGGATCACGGCCACAATGGCACCGAACTGACGTTGGTTCTGCAGGGTGCATTTGCTGACGATGACGATTATTTCGCTGCAGGCGATATCGAAGTTGCAAACGAAGATCTGGTTCACACGCCCGTCGCTGCTGAAGGTGTGGATTGCATCTGCCTTGCCGCGACTGATGCGCCACTGCAGTTCAACAGCTTGCTGCCCAGAATCGCGCAGAAATTCATGCGGATTTAG
- a CDS encoding sigma-70 family RNA polymerase sigma factor, with product MTDAKMNQRLLWIAQMQAVRDQQDKAAFAELFGYFAPRVKSFLMKSGAAHDVAEECAQDVMATLWRKAHLFDPAKASVSTWIFTIARNRRIDFLRKDRRPEPEELPWGPEAEPDQADVMALAEDTERLGAALASLPEKQRILIEKAYFGDLSHSEIATETGLPLGTIKSRIRLALERLRHAMT from the coding sequence ATGACGGACGCAAAAATGAACCAGCGGTTGCTCTGGATTGCCCAGATGCAGGCGGTGCGCGACCAGCAAGACAAGGCTGCTTTTGCAGAGTTGTTTGGCTATTTCGCGCCGCGCGTGAAGTCGTTTCTGATGAAGTCGGGCGCTGCGCACGATGTCGCTGAAGAATGCGCCCAAGATGTCATGGCAACGCTGTGGCGGAAGGCACACTTGTTTGATCCTGCAAAGGCAAGCGTGTCGACGTGGATATTTACGATCGCCCGAAACCGGCGCATCGATTTTCTACGCAAGGACCGCAGGCCGGAACCCGAGGAATTGCCTTGGGGACCGGAAGCCGAACCAGACCAAGCCGACGTTATGGCCTTGGCAGAAGATACAGAACGTTTGGGCGCAGCCTTGGCCTCGCTCCCGGAGAAACAAAGGATCCTGATCGAAAAGGCCTATTTTGGCGATTTGTCGCACTCTGAAATTGCTACGGAAACTGGACTTCCGCTCGGGACCATTAAATCTAGAATTAGGCTGGCGCTGGAACGCTTGCGCCACGCGATGACATGA
- a CDS encoding NAD(P)/FAD-dependent oxidoreductase, translating into MPFETGTAAPRSVAVIGAGISGMGAAHLLAKDHRVVLFEAEKRLGGHARTKMAGPNRDVPVDTGFIVFNYANYPNLTALFEHLDVPVTESNMSFGTSFDGGRLEYALTSVGSLFAQKRNLANPKFLRMVRDIFHFNKHGLAASQEDGLTIRGLLEKLGLSQFFADHYLLPFSGAIWSTPKEKIMDFPAHALMKFFDNHALLGATGQHQWYTVKGGSSEYVTRLGADMFKRGVDMRLGAAIDGVRRTPLGVEVKARGGNWEQFDEVVFATHSDTTLALLSDATAQEKATLGAIRYQPNKIVLHSDTSVMPKRKPVWASWVYTEAAGKTCDQIDLTYWMNSLQSWLTDRDYMVTLNTTRDIDPKLIWDEVSLAHPVYDNAALAAQEQAAIMNGSNRTWFCGAWMKNGFHEDGLASAYDVVHALNAVERLKVAAE; encoded by the coding sequence ATGCCATTCGAAACAGGAACAGCAGCGCCGCGCTCGGTGGCTGTGATCGGGGCAGGCATATCAGGCATGGGGGCCGCCCATCTTCTGGCAAAGGACCACCGGGTCGTTCTGTTCGAAGCTGAAAAGCGTCTGGGAGGGCATGCACGTACCAAAATGGCCGGTCCGAACCGGGATGTACCTGTTGATACAGGGTTTATCGTCTTCAACTATGCCAACTACCCGAACCTGACGGCACTGTTCGAGCATCTTGATGTGCCAGTGACCGAAAGCAACATGAGCTTTGGAACCTCCTTCGATGGCGGTCGCTTGGAATATGCGCTTACCAGCGTCGGCTCCTTATTCGCGCAAAAGCGAAACCTCGCGAACCCGAAATTTTTGCGCATGGTTCGTGACATTTTTCATTTTAACAAGCACGGTCTTGCGGCAAGCCAGGAAGACGGTCTGACAATCCGCGGACTTCTCGAGAAGCTTGGTCTGTCTCAGTTTTTCGCCGATCACTACCTGTTGCCGTTCTCTGGGGCGATCTGGTCGACGCCAAAAGAAAAGATCATGGATTTCCCGGCGCACGCGCTGATGAAATTCTTCGACAATCACGCGCTGCTTGGGGCAACCGGCCAGCATCAATGGTATACTGTTAAAGGTGGTTCCTCAGAATACGTCACGCGGCTGGGTGCCGATATGTTCAAGCGTGGCGTCGATATGCGGTTGGGTGCCGCGATCGACGGAGTGCGCCGCACGCCCTTGGGGGTAGAGGTCAAGGCACGCGGTGGCAACTGGGAACAGTTCGACGAAGTTGTCTTCGCGACCCACTCAGACACGACGCTCGCGCTTTTGTCCGATGCCACTGCCCAAGAAAAAGCGACACTCGGTGCCATTCGGTATCAGCCCAACAAGATCGTGCTTCATTCAGACACATCTGTGATGCCGAAACGTAAGCCTGTTTGGGCTTCATGGGTCTACACCGAAGCGGCAGGCAAGACCTGCGACCAGATCGACCTAACCTATTGGATGAATTCTCTGCAAAGCTGGCTGACTGACCGTGACTACATGGTCACGCTGAACACGACACGCGACATCGACCCCAAATTGATCTGGGACGAGGTGTCTCTCGCCCATCCGGTTTACGACAACGCCGCACTCGCTGCACAAGAACAGGCAGCGATAATGAACGGGTCCAATCGAACATGGTTCTGCGGGGCCTGGATGAAGAACGGCTTTCATGAAGACGGGCTTGCCTCTGCCTATGATGTCGTTCACGCGCTCAACGCTGTCGAGCGCCTGAAAGTCGCGGCCGAGTGA